The Anaeromyxobacter sp. Fw109-5 genomic interval TCCGCGCGCGCGAACCGCAGGAGGAAGCCGCGGAGGGGATCGGAGCCGCGCTCGAGCTGCGCGAGCGTGCCGGCGACGCCGTGACCGGCCGGGGCGGCGCGCATGGCCGCCACCGCGCGCTCTCCGACGGGCGCCATGACGAGCGCGGTGAGGACGAGGGCGAGCCCGGTCACCGCCGTGTTCGGCGGGACCTGCGGCGCTCCGAGCGCCGAGCGCGCGATCGAGAGCACGACCACGATCTTGAGGAACGAGGTCAGCATCACCAGCGCCGCCGGGACGACCGCCAGCGCCGCGAGGACGACGAGCAGCTCCGCGGGCCGGTCCGCGACGGGGCCCGCCGCGAGCGCGAGCGGGATCACGGCGCGCTCCCCCCCGGCCGGGCGGCGGGCACGTCGGAGAGGAGCTGGACCCCGGCGGCGCCGAAGCCGACGAGGAGCCGACGCCCGCCGAGCTCGACGAGCGCGACGCCGGTGTCCTTCGCCAGCGAGGCGCGGGAGACGACCGCCAGCGCCGGGGCGGCCGCGCCCGGTGGAGCCGCCCTGCGGCGTGCGAGCACGGCGGCGGCTCCCAGCGCGGCCGCGACGAGCGCGCCGCGGGCGGCCACCGGCCCGAGGCCGCCCGGCGCCAGCGTCAGGGAGGCGGCCGCGAGCGCTGCCCCGGCCAGCCAGAGGATCCGCCGGCGCGCCAGGGCGGCCGCGGCGACGCGCGGCGCGATCACGGCGTCACCTCGAGGTCGATGATGCGGACGCCGACCGCGCCGTCCACGTCCACGAGCTCCCCGCGCGCCACCGCGCGCTCGCCCGCGCGCAGCGTGACCAGCCCGCGGCGGTCCAGGGCGAGGGGCAGGATCCCGCCCGGCTCCAGCCGGGCGAGCTCGGCGAGGGTCACCTCCACCCGGGCGAGCTCGACCTCGAGCACGACCGGAAGCTGCGCCATCCGCTGGGTCATCTCGATCTCCTCCACGTGAAAGGTTCCGTCCTCGTGCCGGCCCGACAGGCGCGCGCCCCCTGGGAGCACGAGCGCACGCGGCCCGGCGCCGCCGTCGAGCACCACCACGTCGCCGGCCGCGAGCGCCTCGAGCTCCTCGGTCCGGAGGGCCGCGGCGCCGCCCCGGACCGACGCGACGAGCCCGATCCCCGCCGCGTCGCCGTCGAAGGCCGGCGCGCCGCGCAGCGCCCGCACCGCCGCCGCGGGCAGGAGGAGCCGCGCCCGCCCCGACAGCTCACCGGCGGTGAGGGTGAGCTCGACCGCGAGCGCCGCGGAAGGCTCGGGCGTGGCGCGGCAGAGGCGCGGCGAGAGCGTCTCCTCGACCGCCGCGAGCTGGCAGGCACCGTCGAGCGCCGCCAGGGCGAAGAGCTCGAGCGCCGCGGACTCCACGCTCGTGAGGGAGGTCGCGCCGAGCGCCTCGCCCTTCCCGCCGGCCAGCCGGTCGACCAGCGCGACGACGAGCGCGGGCTCCACCTCGACGCTCGCGGTGCCTGGCAGCGCGGGCAGGTCCACGGAGAGGCGCGCGACGCCGGCGCGGGGGAGCACGCGGCCCGCGACAGGCCGGGCGACGATGGCGACGTCCGCCCCGACGACCGAGGCGAGCGACCCGGCGGCGGCGGAGGCGACCTCCGCCCCGAGCGCGCGGGCGGCGCGGGTCAGCTCGGCGTGGCCACGGGACACGAGGGGGAGCTCGAAGGGAAGCGGCATGGCTCCGGACAGTCCACGGCGCATGCCAACCCGAGGTGGCGCGAGATCACGGTTGTTTCCCGCGCGAACCGGGCCAGAAGGGCCGCGGCACGGACGGGGCGACCGGAGCGCGGCCGGCTCGAGCCGGCTCCGTCCCCGGGGATCGATTCACGACCTCAGCCGAGCCGTTCCCGGCAGAGGCGCGCGAGCACGGGAGAGACCGCTGCCGGAGGCGCGAGCCCGCCGCGGAGGGCGAGAAGCACGCCGGTGACGGACGCGCGCTCCGCGGTCGGGGACGGGCGGGCGGGTGCCGCGGCGTGCGCGCTGGCGAGCGCCGCCGCGAGCGCAGCGAGCCGGTCGCCGCGGCCGGTGAGCGCGAGCCGCCCCCCGTGCGCCAGCGCCGCACCCGCGCCCGCCGAGCCGAGGCGCGAGAGGAGCGCCGGGGCGCGCTGGGGCGCCATGGCGGCGGCGAGGCAGGCGAGGAGCCGATCAGCGGGACTCATCGAGGGCTCCTGCCCCGGAGGCGCAGGAGGCCGGTGGCGCCCGCGATGGCGGCCGCCCCGACTCCCGCGAGCCCCGCGAGCCCGAGCAGGAGCGGCGACCTTCGCCGCGGGGCCGCCGGGGACGGAACCGCGGCCGCGCCCGGCGCGATCACCACCGAGATGGCGCCCGGCTCGAGCCCGCCGGCGGCCCCAGCGACGAGCGCCCGGATCCCCGCCTCGAGCGCTCGCACGGCGTCGCACGCGGCCGGGCGGCACTTCACGAGCACGGCGCCCCGCGGCGCGGGGACGTCGCCCGGGCGCAGCGGATCGGGCTGCGGCAGGCCGAGGTGGACCCGAGCCTCGACGACGCCGTCGATGCTCTCGACGCTGCGCGAGAGCTCGCCGGCGAGCGCGTGGAGGTAGAGCGCGTGCTCCTCGGTGGGCGTCGGCACCATCGACCCCTTCCCGAACACCTCCCCGAAGCCGGGGGGGCGCGCGCGCGGGAGCTCGCGCTCCGCCAGGACCCGGTGGGCGCGCGCGGCGTCGTGCGCGCCCACCGCCACCATCCACTGTCCGTCCGATCCCTCCTCGCGCCGCTTCGTCGCGGGGAGGCCGCCCTCGTCGAGCGCGACCAGGACCTCGTTCGCTTGCGCCTCGTCGAGGCCGTGCAGCAGCTCCTCTTCCGCGCAGCCGGAGAGGGCCGTGGCCAGGACCAGGAGCGGGATCGCGCGTCGCATGGGAGACCTCCGTCAGACCTGGGCGTTGAGGGCCTGCTTCACGGACTGGGCGCCCTGCTCGACGAGCTTCGAGGCGAGGTCGACCGTCTGGACCACGCGGTAGGCCTCGGCCTGCAGGCCGAGCAGCTCCTGCGCGCTGAAGGTCCTGCCCTGGCGCGCGGCGGCGAGCACGTCGTCGAGGCGCCGCTGCGCGCGCTCGACGCCCTCGAGCGCGGCGAGCGCGGGGCTCGGCCGGGCCCGCTGGTCGCCGGAGGGCGGCGGCGCTGGCGCCCTCGACGCGAGGTGGGCGGAGAAGCTGGCCTGCTGCGGCGCGACGGGCGCGGCTGGGCTGGCCGCCGCCGCCGCGCCCACGGGCGCGATGGGCATGGGGGCCTCAGTGGATGTTGTTGATCGAGGACTTCGCGCTGTCGTGCTTCACCTTCATGACGTTCGACAGCGCGGTGAACTCGCGGCTCTCGCGCTGCATGCCCTCCTGGAGCTGGAGGTACTGCAGGTTGAAGCTCTGGGACTGCTGCTGCAGCGCGCGGGTGGCCTCGAGGAGGTCGCCCTCGCCCGCTCCCGACGCCGGGGAGCGGAGCGCGCCCCCGTCCGCGGTCGCGAGCGTTCCTGCTGCCCCGCGCACCGCCGCGGACAGGACGGTGCCGCCCGGCACGTACGGGGCGGCGAGCTCGACCGAGGCGGCGATGCCGCGGGCGGCGCCCGCGGCGGCGTTGCGGAGCGTGATGCCGAAGCGGGACGGCTCGGTCTTCCTCGAGGT includes:
- a CDS encoding FliM/FliN family flagellar motor switch protein, with product MPLPFELPLVSRGHAELTRAARALGAEVASAAAGSLASVVGADVAIVARPVAGRVLPRAGVARLSVDLPALPGTASVEVEPALVVALVDRLAGGKGEALGATSLTSVESAALELFALAALDGACQLAAVEETLSPRLCRATPEPSAALAVELTLTAGELSGRARLLLPAAAVRALRGAPAFDGDAAGIGLVASVRGGAAALRTEELEALAAGDVVVLDGGAGPRALVLPGGARLSGRHEDGTFHVEEIEMTQRMAQLPVVLEVELARVEVTLAELARLEPGGILPLALDRRGLVTLRAGERAVARGELVDVDGAVGVRIIDLEVTP
- the sctR gene encoding type III secretion system export apparatus subunit SctR → MIPLALAAGPVADRPAELLVVLAALAVVPAALVMLTSFLKIVVVLSIARSALGAPQVPPNTAVTGLALVLTALVMAPVGERAVAAMRAAPAGHGVAGTLAQLERGSDPLRGFLLRFARADDRAAFVDVARRLRGPDAAPPAERDLAVLAPAFVVSELRRAFTIGFLVFVPFLVVDLVVSNVLLALGLTQLSPTSIALPFKLLLFVAVDGWKLLARALALSYAG
- a CDS encoding secretion protein — translated: MRRAIPLLVLATALSGCAEEELLHGLDEAQANEVLVALDEGGLPATKRREEGSDGQWMVAVGAHDAARAHRVLAERELPRARPPGFGEVFGKGSMVPTPTEEHALYLHALAGELSRSVESIDGVVEARVHLGLPQPDPLRPGDVPAPRGAVLVKCRPAACDAVRALEAGIRALVAGAAGGLEPGAISVVIAPGAAAVPSPAAPRRRSPLLLGLAGLAGVGAAAIAGATGLLRLRGRSPR
- a CDS encoding flagellar biosynthetic protein FliO, which translates into the protein MIAPRVAAAALARRRILWLAGAALAAASLTLAPGGLGPVAARGALVAAALGAAAVLARRRAAPPGAAAPALAVVSRASLAKDTGVALVELGGRRLLVGFGAAGVQLLSDVPAARPGGSAP